The following is a genomic window from Amycolatopsis australiensis.
CCACAACCTCCTCCAGATGATCGAGCCGGTGGTGGTCCGCTACTGCCGCGCGCGCATGGGCGGCCGCGACCTCTCCTACCTCTCGGCCGACGACGTCGCCCAGGAAGTCTGCCTCGCGGTGCTCAAGGCGCTGCCGGACTACCAGGACCGCGGCGGCTCCTTCCTCTACCTCGTCCACGCGATCGCGGCCAACAAGGTCGCCGACGCCTACCGCGCCGTCGCGCGGGACCGCTCCGAGCCCGTCCCCGAGCTCCCGGAGCGTCCGCTGGTCGGCAACGAGCCGGAGACCCACGCGCTGCACCTCGACCTCGGCGCGCGCCTCGGCCGGCTGCTCGCGTCGCTCCCGCGCGTGCAGCAGGAGATCCTGACCCTGCGCATCGCGGTCGG
Proteins encoded in this region:
- the shbA gene encoding RNA polymerase sigma factor ShbA; translated protein: MTAPPRTTAESGSAVRDYRTLESSPRPNGRLTKEDLDPLVKDAGEGNPAAIHNLLQMIEPVVVRYCRARMGGRDLSYLSADDVAQEVCLAVLKALPDYQDRGGSFLYLVHAIAANKVADAYRAVARDRSEPVPELPERPLVGNEPETHALHLDLGARLGRLLASLPRVQQEILTLRIAVGFSATETAEALGISPGNVRVTQHRALTRLRAMIGGEEF